Genomic window (Ctenopharyngodon idella isolate HZGC_01 chromosome 20, HZGC01, whole genome shotgun sequence):
TGCTGTATAAATTTTGATTGACTTCGTGCAACAAGgagaatttttagatatatgCTGACAGTAATTATTCCAGGGAGGCCAAAAGCAAGAATTGAGGAAATGGTGCTGGCTGCGTGGGTTTGAAAGATAATACAGGCTCCCTTACAAGCtatattatcaaaataaaactcctCTGCACCCAAAATGCTGAGTTGAAGAAACACCATAGCAAATCCAACAAAGGCTGCCAGACCCCAGCTTAGGGAAATCATAATGAGGGAAATGGGTGGTGTGATTTTATTCCGGTACTGAAGCGGGTGACATACAGCATAATAGCGATCAATAGAGATGAAAGTTATGTGCAAGAGAGATGTGCTGCCTAACATAATATCAACACTGCTGTGTATTTTACAGAACATGTCACCCAAGTACCAGCAAGTCTCAACAGAGCGCAGCATACTGGGAGGCATTACAAAGCCTCCGATTAGCAGGTCAGCTATGGCCAGCGACAGGATGAAGTAGTTTGTTGGCGTGTGCAGCTGTTTGAAATGAATGATGGCAATGATGACCAGCAGGTTTCCACATACTGTGGTAAGCGCTATAGCACTCAAGAACAAATAGAACAAAATCTGAATCTCAGACGGGTAGACAAATCTCACACATGAGTTGTTGAACGACTCAAAGCAGAGAACAGGCCCACGGTCAATCCTAGTCTCAGGTCCATTTCCAGACATGGTctgttgaaaacaaacaaaaactgttttcttgttatcataataataaccactaataattattacagtagattttattgctttaaacacaaaaacattgtcATACCTTTAGACATTCATGACACAGATCTTACCTGTCCATGCAAGAGTGAATGTGCAGAAAGCACATATTTATGTCTCTTTCCCCTCCTGCATTGCATCACTAATAACAGAAATCTTTTCCTATGTGATTTCCCTCTAATTGTTTACATAATTGTTTATAGGAAATAGGtcattctgatacatgcaatgactccattatgacatgtaggcatttttatccttatgtacacaataataatcttttacattgtaatccttttatttttaatatttggcatatctacatccctgtgtgtgtaacaagcagagtgccTGTGCGTTGTGCAcctgcctataggcgcatattactaacgcgccctttaaataacaaaaaatatatatatactgcgccattgactttagaccaggtttttgttggtcaatggctcagtcgttttcagttgcctcaaaatagcaacacagcaacaatgcacctgaacacaccttgttttcagaccagcacgcccatgggaaCAGATAGGCGCATTTGCTATATAAACAACGTGggcgctggacgtgaaaatgataactgcgtcgtgctgaaactagcaaaaaacacttgcgtcacgCCTGCCATCACATTGCGCCatgtgtatgatagggcccagaGGCTTTCCTCTCAAGCTTTTTAACACAATGTATGTTGTAGCCATCTTGTGGTCAAATAAAGAATAGCACCTAccagttatgtttatttttggtaACGTATGTTTCTAATAAGTAACTAAGACAGtttggggtgtgagtgtgtgcagtttACATTGTTAAACTAAACGTCAAAGTATCATCAACTTTACTTTACCAgaggctttattttactcataaattgaaaaaacacattataaaacCCTATAGGAAAATCTCAAAAGAACCAGCAGTGAATTTGACCTGTGGGGGCATTTTTATTGtatgatgatttttaaaaatgtaaaactgcagaaagatttctgtgatgggtaggtttaggggtaggtttaggttagGGAATACAAAATATCATTTGCTCAGTATAATAACCACTatgcctatggagagtccctgtaaaccacgtgtgtgcgtgcgtgtgtgtgtgtgtgtgtgtgtgtgtgtgtgtgtgtgtgtgtgtgtgtgtgtgtgcgcgtgcatgcgtgtgtgttaatattaatatgctTGTCAAATTTATTGCGTTATTAAATGAAGAGTATTTCAATATGTTTAACATAAAATGAGGAAAATGCAAAGGGCAGAATGTTatctttcatttaattgtatttttttatgtgccTACAAGTCAAAAAGAGGCTCCACTTCCTCAAGTGTTTCTTAGAATGTAACatattctttttgaaaaaaattaaacttaaaaataaactcaaaaaattaatattatttaatataataatataatataataaatgtaatattttgaatatacatGTGATTTATCTGACATTGAAATATTCAGATTTACTTACAAAACTGAACATTATGTATGCTATGCTTGTAATGGACGGGTCTCAAAGCATAATAATACTTGATACACTTTGACGTTAGTTCATATTTGTCATAATGTTATAAAGCATTAAATAGTCTACATTTAACCTGCACAGATTTTATTTAGTGGCTCagcaacaagaaaaaaaaaatccctattttAATGTGGAAGTAATGCAATACCTAAATTCTGATCTcacattacatttttctttttattttaaatactccCAGACATTTGGCTGCTCAGGTTATAAATAATGCATGCGTGATCTGGTTATTTGGCATCGTGGTTACTGTACAGAGATTAAATTTATTCTAGTTACATAGCGTGaacacataaaacataaaaggaTATTTCtatgtttatttacattcatatattatttacaaaaaatagacatttttaatCACGTCTTCCCATCAAGTCAAGTTGTGAAGAATTAACTTGAAATACTTTGGCCAAAAGAATAATTCTTAGAGCTTTTCTAAACCATCTATAAAAGAATGCATACACAAAAGGGTTATACAGACAATTCATATATCCAATccacaaaaaaacatcaaatatggcCGGTGGTATTATGTGATCAAGAAACGGATCTATTAGATTACAGAAGAAAAACGGTGAGACGCTCACAAAAAATACCCCCATGATGATAGCCAGGGTTTTTGTGGCCTTCCCCTCAGTTTTGTTTATAGATATGCTGGTTTTCTTGACCATGTGTGCTGAATGATGTATAGATTTTGACTGTCTTCGTGCAACAAGgagaatttttagatatatgCTGACAGCAATTATTCCAGGGAGGCCAAAAGCAAGAATTGAGGAAATGGTGCTGGCTGCGCGGGTTTGAAAGATAATACAGGCTCCCTTACAAGCtatattatcaaaataaaactcctCTGCACCCAAAATGTTGAGTTCTAGAAATACCATAGCAAATCCAACAAAGGCTGCCAGACCCCAGCATAGGGAAATCATAATGAGGGAAATGAGCGGTGTGATTTTATTCTGGTACTGAAGCGGGTGACATACAGCATAATAGCGATCAATAGAGATGAAAGATATGTGCAAGAGAGATGTGATGCATAACATAATATCAACACTGCTGTGTATTTTACAGAACATGTCACCCAAGTACCAGCAAGTCTCAACAGAGCGCAGCATACTGGGAGGCATTACAAAGCCTCCCATTAGCAGGTCGGCCACGGCCAGCGACAGGATGAGGTAGTTTGTTGGCGTGTGCAGCTGTTTGAAATGAATGATGGCAATGATGACCAGCAGGTTTCCACATACTGTGGTAAGCGCTATAGCACTCAAGAACAAATAGAGCACAATCTTAATCTCAGACGGGTAGACAAATCTCACACATGAGTTGTTGAACGACTCAAAGCAGAGAACAGGCCCACGGTCAATCCTAGTCTCAGGTCCATTTCCAGACATGGTCTGTTGaaaacaaaccaacaaacacatttatttataagcaaATAACGGACTGTGCTCTTATTATCATAAGAGCAATGTGACTTATAAAATACCactaataattattacattaaatttcattgctttaaacacacaaaaacattgtcAGCCCTGCTGCTTGAACAGAAATCATACCTTTAGACATTCGTGACACAGACCTTACCTGTCCATGCAAGAACAAATGTGCAGAAAGCACATATTTATATCTCTTACCCCTCTTGCATTGCATCACTAACAACCGAAATCTTTTCCTATGAGATTTCCTTCTATTTGGTTACTGAGTCTGTTAACCTGTCAGTGTCCAGTGTCCCACCTTTTCccctataatatatttttataatcatcataaattaggtattATTCGAAGGCTTATACACTCAAAATTCAATCTGTAAAAACCGTTTCGAAATTGGATGTTACCATGGAAATCTTGACAAAACATATTGTTGGACAGGACTGAGAATCAAGGTTCCATGTTTTTTGGTTTGAGACTCGAAGTTCTACTGATTTGTGATAGATATGGTATAAAGAAGTGGCGGACCAGCTGGGACTGGagattaaaggggtcctataatgcctcttttacatgatgtaatataagtctctggtgtctccagaatgtgtctgtgaagcttcagctcaaaataccccacagatcatttgttATAGCTtttcaaatttgcccctatttgggtgtgagcaaaaacacgccgttttcgtgtgtccctttaaatgcaaatgagctgctgttccctgacctctttccagaagagggcggagctttaacagctcgtgttTCGGTTGCTCaataacaacaaagctggagaatctcacgcagccaaaatgaggattgtcagtaacggtgttcagccttacattgttcaaaccagagtgggacactgatggagagactcaggaagttatagaatgcatctggacatttctgaatggttagtggataaatttatgtagttgctgtggagttgattcaactcatggactggcatgtgccgtcatgttaatcttttgtgcaaatccagcgttgaattgatcctcgtttgtgaagcgatctggcgtaaaatgatggcatggtaacaacactctactacaacaacacttcctcttctctaaagcagcccaacatggccttgtcccctttgttgcatgtttaagtgagcagggtttatgtaaattttagggttagtgatgtcactaacccgggaagaagctcattgtagtccctaccagccgtttgttgtagttcttaaacagagaattctttaaagaaaatatctaactttgcagacgttgtttatgctctaacagtaacattacacactaactaaagttaaaaaagtgaaatcataatcaaccaccctttTAATGTAAACATCCCCTTCCAAAACATAATAATGTCCAGAGGTCAGCAGCAGTTCACCTTCAGTATAGTGGGAATGTGGGCGGAGTCTTCCTCCATTCCCTCGTACTCCACTAATATTCCCACGGCGGCACATGATGTTGCTGGCTCACGCACCTGGTCAGACAATTTGTGAGGCACAGGTTCCGAGGTGCAATGGCTGGCTCAGTCCTTCTTACTGGCACTGGTTTATGCATCACGGCAGGATCTAGCTCTCTATCTGCGGTGGGCTCTGGCATCGTGTCCGTGCAGAGGGCTGATGACTGGCTGCGCTCTGGGTTCTGACTtcttctcacaattgcaagttataaagtcagaattgtgtgatataaagtcagaattgtgagttataaagtcagaattgtgagatataaactgcgTGTtttaatgtccaattgtgaagGAAAAAAgacgttttttctcagaattgcgagtttatatcacacaattctgactttacaactcacatagtgcaattctgagaaaaaaagtcagaattgtgagatgcaaattcgcaattgcgaaaaaaaaaaaagtcagaattctgagataaaatgttgcaattacctcttttttatttttttatttagtggcggaaacaagcttccataacttTGCTATTTTCAGgtgtattttatgtataaattttattgttttgccCTTGTcccaatcattttaaaataagaaaacccttcataaaatacaaattaatgcattttaataactATGTTAATTTAAAGAAACAGTTAAATAATCATTTCCATTTCCATTTATTTGttgtgtgaaaatatttttttttaactgcagaTTACAGCTGTCCCAGCGTGACCCATAATTTTGCCCCATAATACTCAACAGGTTCAGTGAAGAACTTCAGATGAAATATGAGACATATgatgtgtgaagaaaaaaaagaaaaatccagGTAAATTTCACATACATAACAGAAtgtgttttctgtcattttcaatcaagtgtgaaaatatgatttatttctgTGCATTTAGGATACCTAAAATGTTAGAAATGAAATTAGCCTTTCAAGACAAAGTCTGACATTATgttcttaaaatgttaaaatgtcattttcatcACAGAATGTTGTTAACATGACATTATCTAAGATgtgctggaaaatgtttgtgatttgtttttttaaagctagATTATAGAAATTGAACTAACATCATTGTTTAAATAAGGCCTTTGCCTTTAAAAGAGTAGGATGGTTGTTGATTTGCATTTGAAACAATGCAAATGTGTGTAAAGAGAATATATGCAGTCATCTAATTGTgttaatcagtgttggggaaagttacttttaaaggtaatgtgttaaaaaaaaagtaattgtgttagttactttttacggaaagtaatgtgttacgttacGTTTGCGGTACTCACCTGGGCTAGGCTtgcttctttgttttttaataacaaataacacaGGCTTTCCTCTCAAGCTTTTTAACACGGTGTATGTTGTAGCCATCTTGTGGTCAAAATAAAGAATAGCAACTACCAGTTATGTTTATGTTTGAAAACGTATGTttctgtcacgatcactgtctgttcctgtcagttcctggactccatttcccataatcctccttgccaatcacatgcacactccacaccaatcaccagttgccacatacagcttagcacactacctggactataaaggacttacacacacaccacctcattgcgaagtcttgatttgctgttgtgatcattactgagcgttttcttgtggactgtttcctggtttccgtttggattgtttattctctgtgacccttgctgcctgccctgatctttgcctgtttcctggactgtgattgtttgctgcctaccctgatccttgcctgtaccctgattctgtttgtctgccgcctgcctcgaccattgcctgtccttgtttatgttcctgcctttgcccctgtctacctgtgtaaatactgttcttaataaagcttgcaaatggatccccgctctgccgacccatcgtTACAGTTTCtaataaataacattgttaAACTAAACGTCAAAGTATCATCAACTTTAGTTTACCAgaggctttattttactcataaattgaaaaaaaaaaaaaaaaaccattataAAACCCTATAGGAAAATCTCAAAAGAACCAGTAGTGAATTTGAACTTGTGGGTTCTtatgtcatccctgcaccacaCTATACCAGAAAACTTTGGCCTTGTGGGAGCATTTTTAttgtatgatttaaaaaaaaaaaaaaaaaaaaaaaaaaaaaaaactgcagaaagttttctgtgatgggtaggtttaggggtaggtttaggttaggggatagaaaatGTCATTAGCTTAGTATAATAACCACTATGCCTATGGAAAGTCcctgtaaaccacatatactgtataagtatgtgtgtgcatgcgtgtttttgtgacatatcaggacacaaatttgtataatgtcatggttatgacataggtattataAGGAGAgggtgatttatgaggacattaccctatgtccccatttttcaaaaggcttataaattatacagaatgagtttttttgagaaagtaaaaatgtgcacagtttcctgtgatgggtaggtttaggtgtagggttggtgtagggcgatagaaaataaaaccattacgcctatggaatgtcctcacaattcacaaaaacaagcgtgtgtgtgtgtgtgtgtgtttgttaataTGCCTGTTGAATTTATTGCGTTATTAAATGAAGTATTTCAGTATGTTTACTGAATGCTTTCTGAAAGcaatgaattatatattatttaattgtgttttttgtgCCTTCAAGTCAAGAGGAGGCTCCACTTGCTCCAGTGTTTCTTGGAAATTAACATTGTCTTTGAtactgaaaaacttaaacttaaaaattaaacttaaattttttatgttttttgtatgtaatattttgaatatacatGTGATTTATTTGACATTGAAATATTCActtacatacatatacatatacttaCAAAACTGAACATTATGTATGCATGTAATGGATGGCATAATGATACATGATACACTTTGACATTAGTTCATATTTGTCatgtaatgttataaagcattaaatagcctacatttaaCCTGCACAGTTTTGATGTAGTGGCtcagtgaggaaaaaaaaaataatataaaagtaaagCAATACCTAAATGCTGATctcacattacattttttatttaaaaaaactccCAGACATTTGGCTGCTCAGGTTATAAATAATGCATGCGTGATCTGGTTATTTGGAATCATGGTTACTATACAGAGGTGAAATTATTTCTAGTTACATAGCATGGACACATAAAACATATCCAggatatttctgtttatttacttttatatattacaaaaaaaaatagtcatttCTAATCATGTCTTCCCATCAAGTCAAGTTGTGAAGaattaacttgaaatattttgGCCAAAAGAATAATTCTTAGAGCTTTTCTAAACCATCTATAAAAGAATGCATACACAAAGGGGTTACACAGAGAATTCAAATATCCAATccacaaaaaaacatcaaatacagCCGGTGGTATTGTGTGATCAAGAAAAGGATCTATTAGATTACAGAAGAAAAAGGGTGAGATGCTCACAAAAAATACCCCCATGATGATAGCCAGGGTTTTTGTGGCCTTCCCCTCAGTTTTGTTTATAGATATGCTGGTTTTCTTGGCCATGTGTGCTGAATGCTGTATAGATTTTGACTGTCTTCGTGCAACAAGgagaatttttagatatatgCTGACAGCAATTATTGTAGGTAGGCCAAAAGCTAAAAATGAGGAAATGGTGCTGGCTGCGCGGGTTTGAAAGATAATACAGGCTCCCTTACAAGCtatattatcaaaataaaactcctCTGCACCCAAAATGTTGAGTTGAAGAAACACCATAGCAAATCCAACAACGGCTGCCAGACCCCAGCTTAGGGAAATCATAATGAGGGAAATGGGTGGTGTGATTTTATTCCGGTACTGAAGCGGGTGACATACAGCATAATAGCGATCAATAGAGATGAAAGATATGTGCAAGAGAGATGTGATGCATAACATAATATCAACACTGCTGTGTATTTTACAGAACATGTCACCCAAGTACCAGCAAGTCTCAACAGAGCGCAGCATACTGGGAGGCATTACAAAGCCTCCGATTAGCAGGTCGGCCACGGCCAGCGACAGGATGAGGTAATTTGTTGGCGTGTGCAGCTGCTTGAAATGAATGATGGCAATGATGACCAGCAGGTTTCCACATACTGTGGTAAGCGCTATGGCACTGAAGaacaaatacaacaaaatcTGAATCTCAGACGGGTAGACAAATCTCACACATGAGTTGTTGAACGACTCAAAGCAGAGAACAGGCCCACGGTCAATCCTAGTCTCAGGTCCATTTCCAGACATGGTCTGTTGaaaacaaaccaacaaacacatttatttatgagCAAATAATGAACTGTGCTCTTATTATCATAAAAGCAATGTGACTTAATAAAATACCactaataattattacattagAATTCATTGCATTAAACCCACAAAACATTATCAGCCCTGCAGCTTGAACAGAAATCATACCTTTAGACATTCATGACACAGATCTTACCTGTCCATGCAAGAGTGAATGTTTAGAAAGCACATATTTATATGTCTTACCCCTCCTGTATTGCATCACTACTGTCACTACATCTTTCACCTTTCAACAACAGAAACCTATTCCCATGTTATTTCCCTCTATTTGGATACTTAATTACATAAAACAATGAATACAATCTGTTAACCTGTCAGTGTCCCActtttttattgccttttttccctacaacatatttttgtaatcatcataaattaggcatcattcaaaagcttaaacactcaaaattcatcctgtAAAACCATTGGACATTGTGTTACTGGAACATGTAGCATGTAGctatgtctgttttgtttcattgtgttttggttctgttttccCTGTTCTGGTTTGCCTGCATTTCCTGTACTTATTAGTTTCCATAGTTTTTAATTTACGCACGTTCTGTTTTCCGTTGATTACTcagtctgtgtatttaagccttcagttcattcagttcttTGTTCGGTCTCGTCTTTGCTTTATGTGGTTGTTCGTTAGTTTGCTCCTGCGATCTCCTGTATGTTACTTTGTGGATTAATAAAGAAGTGTTTGTTTGGATTCTCCTGCGTCGTGGGATTACTACAACCACAGGTTGACAGAATACCGGACCTAAACTGAATAAAGATTGACTTAACCGCTGTTCAGCTACTTTGCCTCGAGCAGAAGGACCGTTCACTGGAGGACCACACTAGTGACTTTTTAGACCTGGCGTGCCTAACCCACTAAGGCACGCCTGCCAGTGAATGGTCCTTGAGGAGATTTCGCTGCAtatgtggagtgggtgctggtggACTATGGGTCCCCATTCACCATCTGCCCCACTGAGGAGGACATCACCAGCCCTACTCCAGACTCAGAGCCCAGCCAGCTGCCTCACACACCTTGCACAGAGCGAACGCCAGAGCCCACCGCAGACAAAGAGCCAGAGCCTACCGCGATGATTATGCCAGACAAGAAGAACTGAGCCTACCATCGCCCCGAAGCCCGAGCCTAAGGAAAGGTCTGACCTGGTACATGACCCTGCAACACCACAATCCGTCCCAGTGGGCGTGCACATGGAGTTTGTGGGGATGGAATGGAGCCCCGCCCACATTCCCGCTGCTAGGGGTAAGCTGCAGCTGCTGGAAGAGAATATTTCCCTGAATCTCCCGTCCCCGCTTGTCccgcccagctccaagtctttTGTGTCTCCAAAGATTCCGCCCAGCCaccctctcccacctcctctgCCTAAAACAGCGAGTTCCTCGGCCCTGCCTCTGCTGTTTCCCTTCAGGCCCTTGGCTCCTCCTCTGACTTCTCTCTGCTGTGTGGATCTGATCTGTCTTCTGGTCTCCAGCTCCGCCTTGTCAAGAGGATCCCCTGGCTTCACCTCCAGCTGCCGAGCCCATCACGTCGACCAgttggctccaccttggctcaGGGGGAGCCAGTGCCCCATGGAAAAGTATACCCACTCTCCATCCCAGAACAAAAGGCCGTGGAGGAGTAATTGAAGAGGCTCTCAGTCAAGGTTATATTCACCCTTCCACTTCCCCTACTGCTTCCAGCTTCTTTTTCGTGACCAAGAAGGatggaggcttgcggccctgcatcgATTACTGGGcattaaacaaaataaccaTCGAGTTCAGATACCCACTTCCCCTTATCCCAGTTGCTCTAGAACAACTCCGCAGTGCCTCCATTTTCACTTAGTTGGACCTCCGAAGTGCAtataacctcatccggataTGTGAGAGAAAGACAGCTTTTGTGGAAGACAGCTTTTGTGACCCCTTCAGGACGCTACGAGTACTGCGTCATGCCGTATGGTCTGGTCAATGCCCCCTCTGTATTCCAGGACTTCATAATTGATGTGCTCCGGGAGATCCTAAATCAGTTTGTGATAGTTTACATCGACGATATCCTGATATACTTCCAGAGCCTGGCCAAACATCGGCAACACATTTCGGAGGTCCTTCAAAAACTATGAGAATATCACCTCATCGTGAAGGCTGAGAAAAGCAGTTTCCATCAAGAATCCATCTATTTCCTTGGTTACCAGATCAGCAAGAAAGGCATCAAGATGGATGAGGTGAAGGTATCCaccattaaccctctggagtctgaggatttttggggccctggagaagttttgacatgccctgacatttgtgctattttcagttgcttataaacat
Coding sequences:
- the LOC127502459 gene encoding trace amine-associated receptor 1-like; the protein is MSGNGPETRIDRGPVLCFESFNNSCVRFVYPSEIQILFYLFLSAIALTTVCGNLLVIIAIIHFKQLHTPTNYFILSLAIADLLIGGFVMPPSMLRSVETCWYLGDMFCKIHSSVDIMLGSTSLLHITFISIDRYYAVCHPLQYRNKITPPISLIMISLSWGLAAFVGFAMVFLQLSILGAEEFYFDNIACKGACIIFQTHAASTISSILAFGLPGIITVSIYLKILLVARSQSKFIQHSTHMDKKTSISINKTEGKATKTLAIIMGVFFVSVSPFFFCSLIDSFLDHTIPPAIFDVLVWIGYLNSLCNPFVYAFFYRWFRKALRIILLAKIFQVNSSQLDLMGRND
- the LOC127502633 gene encoding trace amine-associated receptor 1-like, whose protein sequence is MSGNGPETRIDRGPVLCFESFNNSCVRFVYPSEIKIVLYLFLSAIALTTVCGNLLVIIAIIHFKQLHTPTNYLILSLAVADLLMGGFVMPPSMLRSVETCWYLGDMFYRYYAVCHPLQYQNKITPLISLIMISLCWGLAAFVGFAMVFLELNILGAEEFYFDNIACKGACIIFQTRAASTISSILAFGLPGIIAVSIYLKILLVARRQSKSIHHSAHMVKKTSISINKTEGKATKTLAIIMGVFFVSVSPFFFCNLIDPFLDHIIPPAIFDVFLWIGYMNCLYNPFVYAFFYRWFRKALRIILLAKVFQVNSSQLDLMGRRD
- the taar10 gene encoding trace amine-associated receptor 10; the encoded protein is MCLLVCFQQTMSGNGPETRIDRGPVLCFESFNNSCVRFVYPSEIQILLYLFFSAIALTTVCGNLLVIIAIIHFKQLHTPTNYLILSLAVADLLIGGFVMPPSMLRSVETCWYLGDMFCKIHSSVDIMLCITSLLHISFISIDRYYAVCHPLQYRNKITPPISLIMISLSWGLAAVVGFAMVFLQLNILGAEEFYFDNIACKGACIIFQTRAASTISSFLAFGLPTIIAVSIYLKILLVARRQSKSIQHSAHMAKKTSISINKTEGKATKTLAIIMGVFFVSISPFFFCNLIDPFLDHTIPPAVFDVFLWIGYLNSLCNPFVYAFFYRWFRKALRIILLAKIFQVNSSQLDLMGRHD